A region from the Aulosira sp. FACHB-615 genome encodes:
- a CDS encoding PEP-CTERM sorting domain-containing protein, whose amino-acid sequence MANLNILKKVATVAAVSTVALMATTGKASAITIDLGGTFGTATSYSYSQGGISVTATGVGANPAETLLFRNSNGLGVVTGNDGNDNNQVDGLDINETLNLLFSPQVKLFRAIFSQVDATPDGDEYSILVDGSFLQSGNIASIGTGTVSVAINNSPFGALYSFTVTDGDDDYFLKAVEVQPIPEPLTMGGIALGATFGAYLRKRYSKKDEKLVKA is encoded by the coding sequence ATGGCAAATTTAAATATACTTAAAAAAGTGGCTACCGTGGCGGCAGTTTCTACCGTAGCATTAATGGCTACCACAGGAAAGGCTTCAGCTATCACTATTGACCTGGGTGGTACTTTTGGCACTGCTACAAGCTATAGCTACAGTCAAGGTGGTATTTCAGTGACAGCAACCGGAGTTGGAGCTAATCCAGCAGAAACATTACTATTTCGTAATAGCAATGGTTTAGGGGTAGTAACAGGCAACGATGGGAACGATAATAATCAAGTCGATGGCTTAGATATTAACGAAACCCTCAACTTATTGTTTAGTCCTCAAGTAAAACTCTTCAGAGCCATCTTTTCTCAAGTTGATGCTACTCCAGACGGAGATGAATACTCAATATTAGTAGATGGTTCTTTCCTTCAAAGTGGGAACATTGCTTCTATTGGCACTGGTACAGTCTCCGTAGCAATTAATAATTCTCCATTCGGCGCACTTTACTCTTTCACTGTTACCGATGGGGATGACGACTACTTCCTGAAAGCTGTTGAAGTCCAGCCTATTCCCGAACCTCTAACAATGGGTGGTATCGCTTTGGGTGCAACCTTTGGTGCATATCTCAGAAAGCGGTATTCCAAAAAAGACGAAAAGCTAGTCAAAGCTTAA
- a CDS encoding carbohydrate-binding protein: MTKNKISKFLQYAAIALVFSLSGITHGKISIFEPLQPSVAAITSTIPSTAKAPWPIFQRVDALSFASRVGLETIWGGYGERSEDPFNFLGNGQSQELTKAANGNYAIYNNLDLGSGVEALMLRVSLDSGTNSAEVRLDSLNGPVVGTCTINTTGLQTYRTVPCPLNSNLAKNTPNNDTRNLVIKFTGSNSNMRFNWFAFWAKDTVQKIDDIQKIQPDRINKGAPVIPISGRPVRTQNLLPASSDTLARSYGLWSPAKTGECPKWMHDTYWTKAEDGEVYPTWHPPVDFNPETDMYCTYGHEHGDDPRSSEVFNIVGMPAFGYVSEQQEVNSPSHARHEDHVGHKVLVANNWNMYNANNTSLNTTCDVTIKLHMGTHSPDALTNTAHEMFVGGKCDGEEPFNIKHFALFGKAGTFKEPEVPLCGVTHTAGIPPNPIDQPMGGMHRAIPTKECFVRGTQEEQLNGIVPRSGEFWLTGFTGGSFYFNLRNASRFFDASAATKISRTVDTCYNSSHPMSKGLLCQEVLAAGSKVTWDDPRSPFRGTVHSNTHFAALAFSNSTNSVIYTDAYGRNAKTSPDASQGVIFKQIVPVQGFHYKVDGQASVIPTVDYSAYGKNGVRAPN; this comes from the coding sequence ATGACAAAAAATAAAATTAGTAAGTTTTTACAATACGCTGCGATCGCGTTAGTATTTAGCTTATCTGGCATTACTCATGGCAAAATTTCTATTTTTGAACCACTCCAACCTTCCGTAGCTGCAATTACATCAACTATTCCATCGACTGCGAAAGCACCTTGGCCAATATTTCAGCGAGTAGATGCTCTCAGTTTTGCTTCCCGCGTTGGTCTGGAAACAATTTGGGGTGGTTATGGTGAACGCAGTGAAGATCCTTTTAATTTTTTGGGTAATGGGCAGTCTCAAGAATTGACTAAAGCGGCTAATGGAAACTATGCAATATACAACAACCTTGACTTAGGTAGTGGTGTAGAAGCTTTGATGCTACGTGTTTCCTTAGATTCAGGAACAAATAGTGCAGAAGTACGTTTGGACTCACTGAACGGCCCTGTAGTTGGAACTTGCACCATCAATACTACTGGGTTACAAACATACCGTACAGTTCCTTGCCCTTTGAATAGCAATCTTGCCAAAAACACACCGAATAATGACACAAGAAACCTAGTCATCAAGTTCACAGGCTCCAACAGCAATATGCGCTTTAATTGGTTTGCTTTCTGGGCTAAGGATACTGTGCAGAAAATAGACGATATCCAAAAAATCCAGCCAGACCGCATCAATAAAGGCGCTCCTGTTATACCTATTTCTGGCAGACCAGTGCGGACACAAAACCTACTACCAGCCAGTTCCGACACTTTGGCCAGATCATACGGGTTGTGGTCTCCAGCCAAAACCGGGGAATGCCCAAAGTGGATGCACGACACCTATTGGACAAAAGCTGAAGATGGTGAGGTGTACCCCACATGGCATCCGCCCGTAGATTTTAACCCAGAAACTGATATGTACTGTACATACGGACATGAGCATGGCGATGACCCACGCAGTTCGGAGGTATTTAACATTGTGGGTATGCCAGCATTTGGATATGTCAGCGAACAGCAAGAAGTTAATAGTCCATCTCACGCTAGGCATGAAGACCATGTTGGACATAAAGTTTTGGTTGCGAACAACTGGAATATGTACAACGCAAATAACACCAGCTTAAATACAACTTGTGATGTGACTATAAAACTGCACATGGGTACACATTCCCCAGATGCTTTAACAAATACAGCTCATGAAATGTTCGTTGGTGGTAAGTGCGATGGAGAGGAGCCTTTTAATATAAAACATTTTGCTTTGTTCGGTAAAGCTGGAACATTCAAGGAACCAGAGGTTCCTTTGTGTGGGGTTACCCATACTGCTGGTATACCTCCTAACCCTATTGACCAACCTATGGGCGGTATGCACAGAGCCATTCCTACAAAAGAATGTTTTGTGCGCGGTACACAAGAAGAACAGTTAAATGGTATTGTTCCTAGAAGTGGTGAGTTTTGGTTAACAGGATTTACAGGCGGTAGCTTCTACTTTAATTTGAGAAATGCTTCACGTTTCTTTGATGCTTCTGCCGCTACGAAAATTAGTAGAACGGTGGATACTTGCTATAATTCTAGCCATCCCATGTCTAAGGGGCTATTGTGCCAAGAAGTTTTGGCGGCTGGAAGCAAAGTTACCTGGGATGACCCTCGTTCACCTTTCCGTGGAACAGTTCATTCTAATACCCATTTTGCAGCACTGGCTTTTAGCAATTCTACCAACTCTGTAATCTATACAGACGCTTATGGAAGAAATGCAAAAACATCACCAGATGCCTCGCAGGGCGTTATTTTTAAGCAAATCGTTCCTGTTCAGGGGTTTCATTATAAGGTAGATGGACAGGCAAGCGTCATACCGACAGTAGACTATTCAGCTTACGGGAAAAATGGGGTAAGAGCGCCTAATTAA
- the crtA gene encoding cyanoexosortase A: MQNRLSISLKNVELWLIGIGGTLIAINLNLVSRVYHPTNFYVYILFLVTLYLLLKEKRHHLNLESNISSSITGTVLIALVFIYTFFQINIGFLFLFPPLLSGFGIALLASGYRGLKQYKRELWLLGFLTIRNFMIMNKLDLTLVTAKFSTVILWYTGFKVNRSGVMIHLPTGSVEVYSACSGIDLIIDLLSLAVLFIYLFNLSWQQKIMIPIVAACLGFVVNGFRVALMAILVAQGDKEAFEYWHIGDGSLIFSIVASLFLCCFCWFLLSRNENESKNSINYSK, translated from the coding sequence ATGCAAAACAGGTTATCAATCTCACTAAAAAATGTTGAATTATGGTTAATTGGAATTGGTGGAACCTTAATCGCTATTAATTTAAACTTAGTCAGCAGGGTTTACCATCCAACTAATTTTTATGTATATATTTTGTTCTTGGTAACTCTTTATTTACTGCTGAAAGAAAAACGGCATCACTTGAACCTAGAAAGCAATATATCATCTAGCATTACAGGTACAGTGTTGATAGCATTAGTGTTTATTTACACTTTCTTTCAAATTAACATTGGTTTTTTATTTTTATTTCCACCTTTACTATCTGGTTTTGGTATTGCCTTGTTAGCTTCTGGTTATAGGGGATTAAAGCAGTATAAAAGAGAGTTGTGGTTATTAGGATTTCTAACTATACGTAATTTTATGATTATGAATAAGTTAGATTTAACTCTGGTTACAGCTAAATTCTCTACAGTCATTCTTTGGTATACAGGTTTTAAAGTCAATCGTTCAGGCGTTATGATACATCTACCCACGGGAAGTGTAGAAGTATATTCTGCCTGTTCTGGAATTGATCTAATTATAGATTTATTAAGTCTCGCAGTACTATTTATTTATTTGTTCAATCTCAGTTGGCAGCAAAAAATTATGATACCTATAGTAGCTGCCTGTTTAGGATTTGTGGTTAATGGATTTAGAGTTGCATTAATGGCTATTTTAGTAGCACAGGGCGACAAAGAAGCTTTTGAATATTGGCATATTGGAGATGGATCTTTAATATTTTCTATAGTGGCTAGTCTGTTTTTGTGTTGTTTCTGCTGGTTTTTACTCAGTAGGAATGAGAACGAAAGTAAAAATTCTATCAATTACTCAAAGTAA
- a CDS encoding cyanoexosortase A system-associated protein yields the protein MFWKENRIQFLAFIFSVGVLVAGKSIFFPPSKEKTHTFAFPEEVPLAQWQTSVATPIKSSTETQQNPDLLAKKHYRYVKNDLSLDIEMRYLQNFYYADIGAYIQRNLGIKSSTLVRQQEGVGYYGLGIDKQKAYLSSCINPRGGSTFTHTQFRENRISQDISLNRVIPILLGEESLLDKRCLWVYLSIPLKNSSPEEAYQTLEKAWFSWYQWWQPRFPKP from the coding sequence ATGTTTTGGAAAGAAAACCGCATTCAATTTTTAGCTTTCATCTTCAGTGTAGGGGTATTAGTTGCGGGAAAATCAATTTTTTTCCCTCCAAGTAAAGAAAAAACTCATACCTTTGCTTTTCCCGAAGAAGTACCTTTAGCACAATGGCAAACTAGTGTTGCTACACCAATAAAATCTTCAACTGAAACTCAGCAAAACCCAGATTTATTAGCTAAAAAACATTATAGATATGTTAAAAATGATTTATCGTTAGATATTGAGATGCGTTATTTACAAAATTTCTACTATGCAGATATTGGTGCATACATTCAACGCAATCTTGGTATAAAATCTTCTACCTTAGTGCGTCAACAAGAAGGAGTTGGATACTACGGGCTAGGAATAGATAAACAAAAAGCTTATCTTAGTAGTTGTATTAATCCACGAGGAGGTAGCACTTTCACTCACACGCAATTTAGAGAAAATCGCATTTCTCAAGATATCAGTTTGAATCGTGTAATACCAATCTTACTAGGAGAAGAATCCCTTTTAGACAAACGCTGTTTATGGGTATATTTATCAATTCCTTTAAAAAATTCTTCCCCTGAAGAAGCCTACCAAACACTTGAAAAAGCTTGGTTTTCTTGGTATCAGTGGTGGCAACCTCGATTTCCTAAACCTTGA
- a CDS encoding HpsJ family protein: MAETNIRESNTSESNSRETDIREFVELEFTKLSKLVGNIQPLLELVNLWRFLGYGMLLLAFLDLIDIFVPPSFMNPTWEFQTMGRLVNQVGIPLIGLLFVFSGKLAKRARWESGILALLSRLSLLVALLYLLLIPLGVVNTIRLYNTNLEQIKTGYEQRLSQANQVEQQLNKTSPTEIDDLIKRQGGSLNGRSPEDIKNQILSQLNQTKQQLKTQKETNQSSVTFNLLKNSVRWNIGALISAVLFILIWKETRWARKKSS; this comes from the coding sequence ATGGCTGAAACAAACATTCGTGAATCTAATACTAGTGAATCTAATAGCCGTGAAACAGACATCCGTGAATTTGTTGAGTTAGAATTCACTAAATTAAGTAAACTGGTAGGGAACATACAACCTCTACTGGAACTAGTTAATCTTTGGCGTTTTCTTGGTTACGGTATGCTTTTGTTGGCATTTTTAGACTTAATTGATATTTTTGTGCCACCAAGCTTTATGAATCCTACATGGGAATTCCAAACGATGGGAAGGTTGGTAAACCAAGTGGGAATACCATTAATTGGATTGCTTTTTGTCTTTTCTGGTAAGTTAGCAAAACGAGCCAGATGGGAATCAGGTATTTTGGCTTTATTATCTCGTTTAAGTCTGTTAGTTGCATTGTTATACTTGCTGCTAATTCCTTTAGGTGTGGTTAATACAATACGTTTGTATAATACTAACCTTGAGCAAATTAAGACTGGCTATGAACAAAGACTGTCTCAAGCTAATCAGGTTGAACAGCAACTAAATAAAACTTCCCCCACAGAAATAGATGATTTAATTAAGCGCCAAGGTGGTTCATTAAATGGTAGAAGTCCTGAAGATATCAAAAATCAAATTCTTTCACAACTCAACCAAACCAAGCAACAACTCAAAACTCAAAAGGAAACAAATCAGTCTTCTGTAACTTTCAATTTACTGAAAAACTCTGTAAGATGGAATATAGGAGCTTTGATATCCGCAGTTTTGTTTATTTTGATTTGGAAGGAAACACGCTGGGCTAGAAAAAAATCATCTTAG
- a CDS encoding YdcF family protein: protein MKLLAYRLQKTWMFFLAGIIVALLLTIPTKLAIAYYQTPKPQAILTLGGGSNREEFTALFAQYYPDMKIWVSSGKPLHKARAIFHTAGIADSRLYLDYRAKDTVTNFTTLVDVFHQQQIQHLFLITSEFHLPRAKAIATIILGSRGIAFTPIPVQSQPTELESVFRILRDVARSLLWIITGYTGA, encoded by the coding sequence ATGAAATTGTTAGCTTATCGACTCCAAAAAACTTGGATGTTTTTTCTGGCTGGTATAATTGTTGCTTTACTACTTACAATACCGACAAAACTAGCGATCGCATATTACCAAACTCCCAAACCCCAAGCTATCCTAACTCTTGGTGGTGGTTCAAACCGAGAAGAATTTACTGCTTTATTTGCCCAATATTATCCAGATATGAAAATTTGGGTTTCTTCGGGTAAACCGCTACACAAAGCAAGGGCAATTTTTCACACCGCAGGTATTGCTGATAGTCGTCTTTATCTTGACTACCGTGCTAAAGATACTGTGACTAACTTTACTACCTTAGTTGATGTTTTCCACCAACAGCAGATACAACACCTATTCCTAATTACTTCTGAATTTCATCTGCCTAGAGCCAAGGCAATCGCTACTATTATTCTTGGTAGTCGAGGTATTGCCTTTACTCCTATACCCGTACAATCTCAGCCGACGGAACTAGAATCTGTTTTTCGCATTCTTCGTGATGTTGCTCGTTCTCTACTTTGGATAATTACAGGTTATACAGGTGCATAA